In Solanum lycopersicum chromosome 3, SLM_r2.1, the genomic stretch ATGTAGAACTAATATTCCCATCCACACCAATTAGTCATCCAATTATTTGGTTGGCATAATAGAGAACAAGTATCAAACCTTAGAGtctcttaaaataataataataataataatgataaaaaaccTTAATTGTCTCGAACAAAAATCAACAGGTCCCTCctaaattaatttgttttttgacttaaagttgaaaatggaaAATGGTCCCTCAATCGATCAATATTCAAGTTGCTCACATTTTTTGattctctttttatttcatttatatatttgaaatttgattacTTCTCTTCTTGAcaacttcttttcatttttaaaaaatgaaccaATGATAGATTTACTAGAAAAAATACCACTAAATAATTCATCAGTATACTATGAGTTTGTTCTAGACTCATCCAGGGGCGGACCCACGAGAAGTTAGGGGTTCATTCGAATTTCCTCGGTAAAAAATTACATCGTGTATGTGAGgtaaaatttcaatgtttatgtgggcataatatatatattggaccctaaacttgacttcaaattttaactttgacctccagctttcataatgcacaaacaagcACTtaaactatccaacttttaaataaataaacacatgagtactacatgacacaatacacgtaggacaaaaaatgacatgtaagatGACACATAGGACATGTGTGTCAGTTTGTTCatctttatacaaatttaagtgtttacTTGTGCACACTCAAAGCTGAAGGGTATAAATGTGATTCGAAATTAAGTTAAAGGacctatttatgtattatgtcatttatgtgaatatatatattttgaaccccCTCAATGACAAGGAAAATAAGATAGTCTGGTGGTAAGTTCCTTTTGAAACTATGCATGATGTCCAGGGTCCAAATCCCTtagttattattctttttaagttCCAGTTCCATTTTcacgtttttttaaaaataaaacatgtcaACAATGTGATTttaaatccaaaaaaattaaggatcacatttcttgaaaagaaattatttatttattaatacgtttatatttttatttttcaaacccTCTAAATAAAAATTCTGTATCCGCCACCGAACTCATCtaaatctatattttttcaAGATATTGGTATTGATATGTGAtaatcaaaactcaaaatagagcAGGTAAAAAAGTTGGTGTGGGAAATACTCCATTCCTAGccagaaaataatttataaaaaattgtgtaataatataattttttttttttgtcttgaaGAAGCTGTACAGGAACATATATTATCTGGCAAAATGTGTAGGGTTGTGATAGTCACAAGTagttacaaataaatttcatgTACGTACAAATAATACATAACAAATGAATGGAACATCCATAGAGATATAAATAAGATCTTGTTCGTCATCATTTGGGATaatataagtgtattaaaatggtGTATACATGCGATATTTAGAAGGCTCTAGAATTTATAACCAGCCAATCATATAttcaaataacattttctttACACAGCTTCAatttatatacttataaataaaaaatagtatagTATTTATCATTCAACGTGATCCAAATGTCATGGTGGTCTTGTCACTGAAAAATTGTAGTAATACTTCaacattatttatacatatatacctTAAAAAATACTATGTAATgagtatgatttttttaatgttttcacaAACCTGAGCTATGTTTCACATGACCTATTATCACTGATTCACGAGTTAATTTTTGAGATTCACCCACGTATCAGAGCATTAATTGCCATTAAAGCCCAAAACTAGCTTCTTCTTGTGTACGTTAGTCTCTAACTCCAAGCTACTTAAAGCATGGTAAAATAGTCTCCGCTGTCACCTTAATCATTGGCTATGATATTAATTGTTcggttaatattatattaaattatctttagtggcaagtaattaaattttaaaatatatattactagCGGCAATTAATACTATTTGTATGTATGTTCCAAAAGACTGTATTGATATTgaatctaatgacacttaactaatatcggttataattttatcactctttattaatttgtctatttattaccgcaaaaaataattttattgtaataaTAAGTCAATTCAAAGATACTGTGAATACGATATTATCTTATTTGACCAAAACCTGTAAGATTTTTTTCTAGTATATCTAAACATTATATATAGATTCTTTTATCTTTTCAGCTATGTATCAGTTTTAGACTTACACCGTAACATATTGTTGAGTTTCTTAATACATATGGATGGACAAGGTTCCATACATTTACATGCCTTGTGTTGTTATGCAGATGACCATGATTTTGCAGAATTTTTGTCCTCGGGCAGTGAAATCGGATCAAACAATTACATTagattaaagaaataaataacaGTCTTAAATCTGtgaaatcataaaataattagcTCAGATCGTCATGTCTGACCTTTGAAATATGTAccactataattttttattttgttctaaaCTAATGTAATTGTCTTCTTCTAAGAGACGTGGCCAGCTAGCCAATTGATACATAGATTTTCTGTCCTAGAAAAGCTCAGGCACAAGAGTACAAGTTTTGATTAGGTGCAAGTAACAAATCCTGGCTAGCCTATATAACAACTTTGTTTTAGTTCTCACAAATATAAGTCTCTTGAAGAACTTATATGCCCTATATAATTTCAAGCTATTTTCTTGAGAAAGTGAGACAAATATAAGGTAATTAATGGTTCTTTCATATGGCATCAACTCATCGTTTATACTGTTTGGTgcaaagaaaaatgttttcctctGAAAAATAAGTGACATTTTTTCGTGTGAGTTTGATACATAAGCAGAAAATATGATCGAAAATTGAGAATGCATTGAATCCTGCATAGAACTACAAATTATTGAGATACATACCCCTAGGACACTTATTCATCTTGTTCTGCTAATTTCCTTTTGTATACACATTTTCAACAATGGTAAGAACATAAATGTTGAACTTGTCTAACTTAATTTGTTAGTTGAGCATAAGGATTGAATCCATCAAATTTAAATTCTGGTCCGAAACAACAAAAGCAAGTCTTTTGTGAAGAACAAGATTATTTAATGCATGTTGCGTCTTCGATTCTTGTAGAGAACTAGAGTTAAGTAAGTAATACATGCCCTGTATAGTGTTAAAAAATACCATGATAAATGAATACTACTAAAAGTGTGTAGTAACAGTTCaaaaattatacagtttttgtattttgattcatgaataattatagttttttgtGATACACCAGATATGAAGAGTCGTCTTGGAGTTCCATTCAAAGGCATTTCAGAGGATATTCGAGGACGAGTATCTTGCTACAAGCAGGATTGGATTGCTGGAATTAGATCCGGGATAGGGTAACATAAATTTTCTTGGCATAATACATGGATAGTCATCTTAATTTGGCCTCAACTGTCAGTTAAACACTCGCAACTTTGAGAATACACATCTCAACTCGTCCCTGATGCTGACATGGCACATAAATTTTGGAGGTGTGTAGATGAATCATTTGTAAGTTGGAGTGTTCAACTAACAAAGTGGAGACAAATTGAGGTGTTTAGATGTGCATCATCAAAGTTGGAGTGTTTACTTGCCAGTTTAGGTCAAGTTAATGTAAACGATTATGTTCTTTGAATGTAATCTAACTGCTACTTTGTATGTATATGCCAGGATATTAGCTCCAACTACCTACATATTTTTTGCATCTGCTCTACCAGTGATAGCTTTTGGAGAACAATTGAGCAGAGAAACAGGTTCTTTTACATTTCAAACTTTTGATGAAAGCATTCTAAAGGTAATCGGATGCATTTGTGATCATTAGTTTTcgtattatataaattgaatttgTATTTTAGATGGGAGCCTCAGCACTGTGGAAACTTTAGCTTCTACAGCAATTTGTGGTATCATTCACTCGATACTCGGGGGCCAACCACTTATGATACTAGGAGTTGCAGAACCTACTATTATTATGTACAGTTACTTGTACAAGTTTGCTAAAGGTAGAGAAGATTTAGGACAGACCCTTTACTTGGCTTGGGCCGGATGGTATGTTAGAATATGTTCGATTTTCATATAAGTTTGTTTGATGATAGATGATGTACATGATTTCTCATGTCTGAGATGAAATCTTTCTGCAGGGTGTGTGTCTGGACAGCTCTCATGTTGTTTCTTCTAGCAATATTCAATGCCTGTTCTGTCATAAGTAAATTTACAAGGATTGCTGGGGAAACTTTTGGAATGCTTATCGCTGTGCTTTTCATTCAAGAAGCAATTAAGGTACACTTTAGCTGCAGAAACAAGAATTCATTTGATAGTAGTTATGGGTAACTCAGCTTCAAACTCTGTACGTATTTGTGTTACAGAACTCATTCTCTATGTACAAATAATCCTTATCAATAACCTAGTAAGCAAAACATAATTGTGATCCTGCCTCTGCATCTTTTGGTGACATCTGAAGGAAGGCTTGATcagaatgaatttttttattgtaactTTGTAGGGATTGGTAAGTGAGTTCAGCATCCCTAAAGCTGAGGACCCAAGTTCGGAGAAATATCAATTTCATTGGCTTTACATGAACGGACTACTTGGAATCATATTCACCTTTGGTCTTCTCTACACAGCCTTAAAGAGCAGGAAAGCAAGGTCATGGTGGTACGGCACAGGTTTGTAGTCCAAACATTTTGATGGTGTCGATATGTTGTCACTTGATCAAAGTACATGTCTCACAACTTCCTTTTTACATTAAATCAGGCTGGATGAGAAGCTTCATCGCTGACTATGGAGTTCCTTTAATGGTTCTCATGTGGTCATCTCTGTCATTTATCGTGCCAAGCAATGTTCCGTCTGGAGTTCCTAGAACTCTCTATAGTCCCCTTCCTTGGGAATCTGCATCTTTATATCACTGGACTGTAATGAAGGTGTGAAAAACTGGTGAAATGTTTCTTCTTTAATTAGTTAATGAGAAATGTTGAGCTTTAAATGTATACATAAACTGCAGGACATGGTGAAGGTTCCTCCAGTATACATTTTTGCTGCCATAATACCAGCTGTGATGATAGCCGGACTCTACTTCTTCGATCACAGTGTTGCTTCGCAGATGGCACAACAAAAAGAGTTCAATTTAAAGAATCCTTCTGCTTATCATTATGATATCTTACTCTTGGGATTTATGGTATGTTATCCTATCATGTCTAGATTTCAACTTTTTCTACTTATATATGTCGATGTTTCTACGATCAAGACCAATGACAAGGGTTGATACTTCTGTCGACAGACtttgctatgtggtttacttgGATTGCCTCCTTCAAATGGTGTTCTGCCACAGTCCCCAATGCATACTAAAAGTTTGGCTATTCTTAAGAAACAGGTAAATATAATTTACTGGTCGATGATTGTTGCAAAACTTATTACTATGTTGCCTCTGGTGCTGCTACATGGAATTCTAAACACTTGTGTATTGCTAATCAGCTGATTCGGAAGAAGATGGTTGAAAGTGCAAAAGAGAGTATCAGGCAAAAAGCTAGCAACTCTGAAATCTATGGCAACATGCAAGCTGTATTCATTGAGATAGATAGTTCTCCTATTGTAAGTCCATCTTATTAGTTTCTTTAGCACTTCCAAAAGATAAATCTAAACTCTG encodes the following:
- the LOC101253069 gene encoding boron transporter 4, which codes for MKSRLGVPFKGISEDIRGRVSCYKQDWIAGIRSGIGILAPTTYIFFASALPVIAFGEQLSRETDGSLSTVETLASTAICGIIHSILGGQPLMILGVAEPTIIMYSYLYKFAKGREDLGQTLYLAWAGWVCVWTALMLFLLAIFNACSVISKFTRIAGETFGMLIAVLFIQEAIKGLVSEFSIPKAEDPSSEKYQFHWLYMNGLLGIIFTFGLLYTALKSRKARSWWYGTGWMRSFIADYGVPLMVLMWSSLSFIVPSNVPSGVPRTLYSPLPWESASLYHWTVMKDMVKVPPVYIFAAIIPAVMIAGLYFFDHSVASQMAQQKEFNLKNPSAYHYDILLLGFMTLLCGLLGLPPSNGVLPQSPMHTKSLAILKKQLIRKKMVESAKESIRQKASNSEIYGNMQAVFIEIDSSPISAVAKELEHLKEAIMKCESDNANDEKSSGIFDPEKYIDAYLPVRVNEQRVSNLLQSLLVAASAGAMPVIKKIPTSVLWGYFAYMAIDSLPGNQLWERMLLLFISPGRRFKVLEGVHASFVESVPFRCIAIFTIFQFVYLLVVFGVTWIPIAGILFPLPFFLLISIRQHLLPKFLHPRHLQELDAAEYEEIAGAPQRALSFSFRETEITLPRTEGEIEICDAEILDELTTSRGEFKVRTISFSEDKRPQVIYPTADTESE